One Streptomyces sp. NBC_01217 genomic region harbors:
- a CDS encoding alpha/beta hydrolase: MLILVRLLFVVTVVGAIDALVVASSVDAVDGHLLGMVLYAALPGVTGFVLSLYLRTGGVWIRRGLLAVHAWLILGALAVLGEDTGGQGVAQLVVPVVVVVLLLRSGSREWFGLGPEQRAGHRPFSIARLIKWRRDSGQTAMEYLGMTLVVVALVGGLVATGIGGQLTGEIRNAICRLTGSACPAPDVDVVAGNGTNTGTDTGTDTDTDTGSGGGTSTGGGSDSAGGAGSEGSTVTGGTGAGGSDTSGGSTSAGGADTSSSSGSATGSSSSQVDAGRQTPDPASSRPSDGNFLTGVVGDDGLWGDVSGVVDTVIHPVDSAKGIADQYAQAAHGAGDKWGKGEYVAAAWDMTEASGGGGGAVAGLPGSGTRVEAAVRDAERDYLNDRIPKNATAAQRKDWWDGLTQQQRDQYLELSPDRIGNLDGIPAADRDAANRRNLPELMSKLEGKTDSKSKDQLAGLREIDRQLKEGSSPPMYLLGISDEGNGRAIVSFGNPDTSKNVSAYVPGLNTSLDEEFAKNDLKRARDTAIGAQGYEQSTASIVWLGYDAPQTPDGLRSLAVAGTGRAEKGGVAYSDFMGGIAATNQNKDPHITAIGHSYGSRTVGAATQRDGGIPGVDDIILVGSPGVGVDRAVDLGVGSGHVFVGAAANDPVTQLPSKTQAAVGAVGMILGGPAGAYFAGDLADPGDDDLWFGKDPASRAFGATRFPVAPGQPLISTNGVSFDAHSNYFDPVRDAMSADGIALIVSGHSDRLKMEEQR, translated from the coding sequence GTGCTGATTCTCGTTCGATTGCTCTTCGTCGTCACGGTCGTGGGCGCGATCGACGCGCTGGTCGTGGCCTCGTCCGTCGACGCGGTGGACGGTCACCTCCTGGGCATGGTGCTGTACGCCGCACTGCCCGGCGTCACCGGATTCGTACTCTCGCTGTACCTGCGCACCGGCGGTGTCTGGATCCGGCGCGGGCTCCTCGCCGTACATGCCTGGCTCATCCTCGGCGCCCTGGCGGTGCTGGGTGAGGACACCGGTGGGCAAGGTGTGGCGCAGCTGGTGGTGCCGGTTGTCGTCGTCGTTCTGCTGTTGCGGTCCGGCTCGCGCGAATGGTTCGGGCTCGGTCCTGAACAGCGTGCCGGGCACCGGCCGTTCAGCATCGCGCGGTTGATCAAGTGGCGTCGGGACTCCGGTCAGACCGCGATGGAGTACCTGGGAATGACCCTCGTGGTCGTGGCCCTCGTCGGCGGGCTCGTGGCTACGGGCATCGGCGGGCAGCTGACCGGGGAGATCCGGAACGCCATCTGCCGACTGACCGGAAGCGCCTGCCCGGCACCCGATGTCGACGTGGTCGCCGGCAATGGCACGAATACGGGCACGGATACGGGCACGGATACGGATACGGATACGGGTAGCGGTGGCGGCACCTCGACCGGCGGCGGATCCGATTCCGCCGGAGGCGCGGGCTCTGAAGGCTCGACCGTGACCGGTGGCACCGGGGCAGGAGGATCTGACACCTCCGGTGGGTCCACCTCGGCCGGTGGCGCCGACACCTCCTCATCCTCCGGCTCGGCCACCGGCTCTTCTTCTTCGCAGGTCGACGCGGGTAGACAAACCCCTGACCCGGCCTCCTCCCGCCCCTCCGACGGCAACTTCCTCACCGGCGTCGTCGGCGACGACGGGCTCTGGGGTGACGTCAGCGGCGTCGTCGACACGGTCATCCACCCCGTCGACAGCGCAAAGGGCATCGCCGACCAGTACGCCCAGGCCGCACACGGCGCCGGGGACAAGTGGGGCAAGGGCGAATACGTCGCGGCCGCCTGGGACATGACCGAGGCGTCCGGCGGGGGCGGCGGCGCGGTTGCCGGGCTGCCCGGCTCCGGTACGCGCGTCGAGGCGGCGGTACGGGACGCGGAGCGCGACTACCTCAACGACCGCATCCCGAAAAATGCCACCGCCGCTCAACGCAAGGACTGGTGGGACGGGCTGACGCAGCAACAGCGCGATCAGTACCTGGAGCTCTCCCCGGACCGGATCGGAAATCTCGACGGCATTCCCGCGGCGGACAGGGACGCGGCCAACCGGAGAAACCTCCCGGAGCTGATGTCGAAGCTGGAGGGGAAGACCGACTCCAAGTCGAAGGACCAGCTGGCGGGCCTGCGGGAGATCGACCGGCAGCTGAAGGAGGGGAGCTCGCCGCCGATGTATCTGCTCGGCATCAGCGACGAGGGGAACGGCCGGGCGATCGTCTCCTTCGGGAACCCCGACACCTCGAAGAACGTGTCGGCCTATGTGCCGGGGCTGAACACCTCCCTCGACGAGGAGTTCGCGAAGAACGACCTCAAGCGTGCCCGTGACACGGCGATCGGCGCCCAGGGGTACGAGCAGTCCACCGCGTCGATCGTCTGGCTCGGCTACGACGCACCGCAGACCCCCGACGGGCTGCGGAGCCTGGCGGTCGCGGGCACCGGCCGGGCGGAGAAGGGCGGCGTGGCCTACAGCGACTTCATGGGCGGCATCGCGGCCACCAACCAGAACAAGGACCCGCACATCACGGCGATCGGGCACTCCTACGGTTCACGCACCGTGGGTGCCGCGACGCAGCGCGACGGCGGCATTCCGGGCGTGGACGACATCATCCTGGTCGGCAGCCCGGGGGTGGGAGTGGATCGTGCCGTGGACCTCGGCGTCGGCAGCGGGCACGTCTTCGTCGGCGCCGCGGCCAACGACCCGGTGACCCAGCTCCCGTCCAAGACGCAGGCCGCGGTGGGCGCGGTGGGGATGATCCTGGGTGGCCCCGCCGGTGCATACTTCGCCGGAGACCTGGCCGATCCGGGCGACGACGACCTCTGGTTCGGCAAGGACCCGGCGAGCAGGGCCTTCGGGGCCACACGATTCCCGGTGGCCCCCGGCCAGCCGCTGATCAGCACGAACGGTGTGAGCTTCGACGCGCACTCCAACTACTTCGATCCGGTACGGGACGCCATGTCGGCGGACGGCATCGCTCTGATCGTGTCGGGACACTCCGACAGGCTCAAGATGGAGGAACAGCGATGA
- a CDS encoding bifunctional lytic transglycosylase/C40 family peptidase, with the protein MRKFWVVGGIGAGMAMCFVALLVVGTYSAAAGLVGSGSSGAVGLAKGAVPAKFQPLVQKWGNLCSAINPALLAAQLYQESGWNPRAQSPAAAQGIAQFIPGTWAGHGIDGDNDGDRDVWDPADAIPSAASYDCELAGYVKKVPGDPTDNMLAAYNAGAYRVIRAGGVPDIAETQNYVTVIRSLEKSFARPVGRVQPSQQAAGAIYFAQKKLGTKYLWGGNGTAEQGGRFDCSGLTQAAYRTVDIELPRVANDQYNAGPHPSRDELLPGDLVFFSDDLNNSRAIHHVGLYVGGGYMINAPYTGAVIRFDKIDTPDYFGATRVTKDGAAALPTALPTG; encoded by the coding sequence GTGCGGAAATTCTGGGTGGTCGGTGGCATCGGCGCAGGCATGGCCATGTGCTTCGTGGCGCTGCTCGTCGTCGGTACGTACTCGGCCGCTGCCGGACTCGTCGGTTCCGGCAGCAGTGGGGCCGTAGGGCTGGCGAAGGGGGCCGTGCCCGCGAAGTTCCAGCCGCTGGTGCAGAAGTGGGGCAACCTCTGTTCCGCCATCAACCCGGCCCTGCTGGCCGCCCAGCTGTACCAGGAGAGCGGGTGGAACCCCCGGGCCCAGAGTCCCGCCGCCGCTCAGGGCATCGCCCAGTTCATCCCGGGCACCTGGGCCGGACACGGGATCGACGGGGACAACGACGGGGACCGGGACGTATGGGATCCGGCCGACGCGATCCCGTCCGCCGCCTCGTACGACTGCGAACTGGCCGGGTACGTGAAGAAGGTGCCCGGGGACCCGACCGACAACATGCTGGCCGCGTACAACGCCGGTGCGTACCGGGTGATCCGCGCGGGCGGGGTCCCGGACATCGCGGAGACGCAGAACTACGTCACCGTCATCCGGTCCCTGGAGAAGAGCTTCGCCCGGCCCGTCGGACGGGTGCAGCCTTCGCAGCAGGCGGCCGGGGCGATCTACTTCGCGCAGAAGAAGCTCGGTACGAAGTACCTGTGGGGCGGCAACGGAACGGCCGAGCAGGGCGGGCGGTTCGACTGTTCGGGGCTGACCCAGGCCGCGTACCGCACCGTGGACATCGAGCTGCCGCGCGTGGCGAACGATCAGTACAACGCCGGGCCGCACCCCTCGCGGGACGAGCTGCTCCCCGGAGACCTGGTGTTCTTTTCGGACGATCTGAACAACTCGCGGGCCATCCATCACGTGGGGCTCTACGTCGGGGGCGGGTACATGATCAACGCCCCCTACACCGGTGCAGTGATCCGGTTCGACAAGATCGATACACCCGACTACTTCGGCGCGACGCGCGTGACCAAGGACGGGGCCGCGGCTCTTCCGACCGCCCTGCCGACGGGATGA
- a CDS encoding phosphatase PAP2 family protein: protein MAGLALDGSNPDVSLLYDINGLAKSAPTWFDRVMEFVGEYGIMLGMVLVVLWCWWSVRRRGTADDSVTAVAGIVWAPLAAGIALLINIPIRGFVERPRPFRDHQGLDVLVDGKNDFSFVSDHATMAMALAVGLFVANRKFGIAAIGLALLEGFCRIYMGVHYPTDVIGGFALGTAAALLLAPLAMMLLTPLVTAVSCSDRLGRLVRSRRPVSSAAADGRSGALGIPEPRPGTGGGNGEKDLAA from the coding sequence ATGGCTGGACTCGCACTGGATGGGTCGAACCCCGACGTCAGCCTGCTCTACGACATCAACGGACTCGCGAAGTCCGCTCCCACCTGGTTCGACCGGGTCATGGAGTTCGTCGGCGAGTACGGGATCATGCTCGGCATGGTCCTGGTGGTCCTGTGGTGCTGGTGGAGCGTACGCCGGCGCGGCACGGCCGACGATTCGGTGACGGCGGTCGCCGGGATCGTGTGGGCTCCGCTCGCCGCCGGGATCGCACTGCTCATCAACATCCCGATCCGCGGTTTCGTGGAGCGGCCGCGCCCGTTCCGGGACCACCAGGGGCTGGATGTCCTGGTGGACGGGAAGAACGACTTCTCCTTCGTGAGCGACCACGCCACGATGGCGATGGCCCTGGCCGTCGGGCTCTTCGTGGCCAACCGGAAGTTCGGCATCGCGGCGATCGGCCTCGCCCTGCTGGAAGGCTTCTGCCGGATCTACATGGGTGTCCACTACCCGACCGACGTCATCGGCGGCTTCGCCCTCGGCACGGCAGCCGCGCTGCTGCTCGCCCCGCTGGCCATGATGCTGCTGACCCCGTTGGTGACGGCCGTCTCCTGTTCGGACCGGCTCGGACGGCTCGTGCGTTCGCGCCGGCCGGTGTCCTCGGCAGCGGCCGACGGGCGGTCGGGGGCGCTCGGGATCCCCGAGCCGCGCCCGGGAACGGGCGGCGGGAACGGCGAGAAGGACCTGGCCGCGTAG
- a CDS encoding FAD-binding oxidoreductase — translation MNLPLLPDRRTLLTAGVAAALTGVTATACSGASGSGPNSGAESGGDPSGTSATKGSTPAAPASSKPSPSGPADWSALAKSLDGTLVRPQDAAYPTARQLYNTRFDGQKPAAVAYVRHEADIRECLAFARRTATPVSIRSGGHSYAGWSSGNGRLVIDVSSLSRVEKTGAIGAGAKLIDVYQGLVRHGLTIPGGSCPTVGISGLTLGGGHGVASRAYGLTCDSLTAATLVTADGKTLTVDAKHHPDLFWALRGAGNGNFGVVTELRFRTRPVPQTVTAYMSWPWSRARSVITAWQEWGPSQPDEIWSSAHLDAGPGGVDPTVSVAAFSLGAYGDLQNAVDRLADRIGAPASSVSLRRRSYQEAMLGYAGCAGISDAQCHLPGTTPGRTPQGTLQRETYAAASDFYDRSLSPAGVNALLDRATAFTRIPVSQGAGAGSIALTALGGAINRVSPQATAFVHRRSRVLAQYIGAWSPGTAGKAQQDWLKNTHAAMRRYASGAAYQNYTDPTLTDWRQAYYGSAADRLTQLKRQYDPGRLFTFPQAL, via the coding sequence ATGAACCTGCCGCTCCTGCCCGACCGGCGCACCCTGCTCACGGCGGGCGTCGCAGCAGCGCTCACCGGCGTCACGGCGACCGCCTGCAGCGGCGCGTCCGGCTCCGGTCCGAACTCGGGCGCCGAATCCGGCGGCGACCCCTCGGGCACATCGGCCACCAAGGGCAGCACTCCCGCCGCACCGGCCTCGTCGAAGCCCTCCCCCTCCGGCCCGGCGGACTGGTCAGCCCTGGCCAAGAGCCTCGACGGCACCCTTGTCCGTCCTCAGGACGCGGCCTACCCGACGGCCCGTCAGCTCTACAACACCCGCTTCGACGGCCAGAAACCCGCCGCCGTCGCATACGTCAGGCACGAGGCGGACATCCGCGAGTGCCTGGCCTTCGCCCGCCGCACCGCCACCCCCGTCTCCATCCGCAGCGGCGGACACTCCTACGCGGGCTGGTCGAGCGGCAACGGCCGTCTGGTCATCGACGTCTCGTCGCTGTCCCGCGTCGAGAAGACCGGCGCGATCGGCGCGGGCGCCAAGCTCATCGACGTCTACCAGGGCCTCGTCCGCCACGGCCTGACGATCCCCGGCGGCTCCTGCCCCACGGTCGGCATCTCCGGCCTCACCCTCGGCGGCGGCCATGGCGTCGCCTCCCGCGCGTACGGGCTGACCTGCGACAGCCTCACCGCGGCGACCCTCGTCACGGCCGACGGCAAGACCCTCACCGTGGACGCCAAGCACCACCCGGACCTCTTCTGGGCGCTGCGCGGCGCGGGCAACGGCAACTTCGGCGTGGTCACCGAGCTGAGGTTCCGTACCCGCCCGGTCCCGCAGACCGTCACCGCGTACATGTCCTGGCCCTGGTCGCGCGCCCGCTCCGTCATCACGGCCTGGCAGGAGTGGGGGCCGTCCCAGCCCGACGAGATCTGGTCCTCGGCCCATCTCGACGCGGGCCCGGGCGGCGTCGACCCGACGGTCTCGGTGGCCGCGTTCAGCCTCGGTGCGTACGGTGACCTGCAGAACGCCGTCGACCGCCTCGCCGACCGGATCGGCGCCCCGGCATCCTCCGTCTCGCTGCGCCGCCGCAGCTACCAGGAGGCGATGCTCGGGTACGCGGGCTGCGCGGGCATCTCCGACGCCCAGTGCCATCTGCCGGGCACGACACCCGGCCGCACCCCGCAGGGCACGCTCCAGCGCGAGACGTACGCCGCCGCATCCGATTTCTACGACCGCTCCCTGTCCCCGGCGGGCGTGAACGCGCTGCTCGACCGGGCCACGGCATTCACACGGATTCCCGTGAGCCAGGGCGCAGGCGCCGGTTCCATCGCGCTCACCGCGCTCGGCGGGGCGATCAACCGGGTCTCCCCGCAGGCGACGGCGTTCGTCCACCGCCGCTCACGCGTACTCGCCCAGTACATCGGCGCCTGGAGCCCCGGCACGGCGGGCAAGGCCCAGCAGGACTGGCTGAAAAACACCCACGCGGCGATGCGACGGTACGCGTCCGGGGCGGCGTACCAGAACTACACCGACCCGACGCTGACCGACTGGCGCCAGGCCTACTACGGTTCGGCGGCCGACCGTCTCACCCAGCTGAAGAGGCAGTACGACCCCGGCCGTCTCTTCACCTTCCCGCAGGCTCTCTGA
- a CDS encoding metal-sensitive transcriptional regulator — translation MTTTEAAGTTASTTVEKEPAEKEAVETGAVVTDHDRGIHGYHHQKAEHLKRLRRIEGQIRGLQRMVDEDVYCIDILTQVSASTKALQSFALQLLEEHLRHCVADAAVKGGEEIDAKVEEATKAIARLLRT, via the coding sequence ATGACCACCACCGAGGCCGCCGGGACCACCGCCTCCACCACTGTGGAGAAGGAACCCGCGGAGAAGGAAGCGGTGGAGACGGGAGCGGTCGTCACCGACCACGACCGGGGTATACACGGCTACCACCACCAGAAGGCCGAGCACCTCAAGCGGCTGCGCCGGATCGAGGGCCAGATCCGCGGTCTGCAGCGCATGGTCGACGAGGACGTCTACTGCATCGACATACTCACCCAGGTCTCGGCGTCCACGAAGGCGCTCCAGTCCTTCGCGCTCCAGCTGCTGGAGGAGCACCTGCGCCACTGCGTCGCCGACGCGGCGGTCAAGGGGGGCGAGGAGATCGACGCGAAGGTCGAGGAGGCCACGAAGGCGATCGCCCGCCTGCTCCGTACCTGA
- a CDS encoding DUF47 domain-containing protein, translating to MRFRLTPRETSFYDMFSASADNIVTGSKLLMELLGADSASRVEIAERMRAAEHAGDDATHAIFHQLNSSFITPFDREDIYNLASSLDDIMDFMEEAVDLVVLYQVEELPRGVEQQIEVLARAAELTAEAMPSLRTMDNLTEYWIEVNRLENQADQIHRKLLAHLFNGKYDAIEVLKLKQIVDVLEEAADAFEHVANTVETIAVKES from the coding sequence GTGCGCTTTCGTCTGACCCCCAGGGAGACGAGCTTCTATGACATGTTCTCCGCATCCGCGGACAACATCGTCACGGGCTCGAAACTCCTGATGGAACTGCTCGGGGCGGACTCTGCCTCCCGAGTCGAGATCGCGGAGCGCATGCGGGCAGCGGAACACGCGGGGGACGACGCCACCCACGCGATCTTCCACCAGCTGAACTCCTCTTTCATCACGCCGTTCGACCGTGAGGACATCTACAACCTCGCATCGTCGCTCGACGACATCATGGACTTCATGGAGGAGGCCGTCGACCTGGTCGTGCTGTACCAGGTCGAAGAACTCCCCAGGGGAGTCGAGCAGCAGATCGAGGTGCTGGCACGGGCGGCCGAGCTGACCGCCGAGGCGATGCCGAGTCTGCGGACCATGGACAACCTCACCGAATACTGGATCGAGGTCAACCGTCTGGAGAACCAGGCGGACCAGATCCACCGCAAGCTGCTCGCCCACCTCTTCAACGGCAAGTACGACGCCATAGAGGTGCTGAAGCTCAAGCAGATCGTGGACGTGCTGGAAGAGGCGGCCGACGCGTTCGAGCACGTCGCCAACACGGTGGAGACCATCGCGGTCAAGGAGTCCTGA
- a CDS encoding inorganic phosphate transporter, with protein MDTFALIVTIGVALGFTYTNGFHDSANAIATSVSTRALTPRAALAMAAVMNLAGAFLGSGVAKTVSEGLIATPEGDKGMGILFAALVGAIIWNLVTWYFGLPSSSSHALFGGMVGAALAGGTLVHWDGVLDKVVIPMFLSPVIGLIVGYLVMVAIMWMFRRANPHKAKRGFRIAQTVSAAGMALGHGLQDAQKTMGVVVMALVIADVESPSDPIPVWVKLVCALMLSLGTYAGGWRIMRTLGRKIIELDPPQGFAAETTGASIMFGSAFMFHAPISTTHVITSAIMGVGATKRVNAVRWGVAKNIILGWFITMPAAGLVAAASYGVVVLLFG; from the coding sequence GTGGACACCTTTGCGCTGATCGTGACCATTGGTGTCGCGCTCGGCTTCACCTATACCAACGGCTTCCACGACTCGGCGAACGCGATCGCCACGTCCGTCTCCACCCGTGCACTGACACCGCGTGCGGCGCTGGCGATGGCCGCGGTGATGAACCTCGCGGGTGCGTTTCTCGGCAGCGGTGTCGCCAAGACCGTGAGCGAGGGTCTGATCGCGACCCCCGAGGGGGACAAGGGGATGGGAATCCTCTTCGCCGCGCTCGTCGGTGCGATCATCTGGAACCTCGTCACCTGGTACTTCGGGCTGCCGTCCTCGTCCTCGCACGCGCTGTTCGGCGGCATGGTCGGTGCGGCGCTCGCCGGCGGAACGCTGGTGCACTGGGACGGGGTGCTCGACAAGGTCGTCATCCCGATGTTCCTCTCGCCGGTCATCGGTCTGATCGTCGGCTATCTGGTGATGGTCGCGATCATGTGGATGTTCCGGAGGGCCAACCCGCACAAGGCCAAGCGCGGCTTCCGGATCGCCCAGACGGTCTCGGCCGCGGGCATGGCGCTCGGTCATGGTCTGCAGGACGCGCAGAAGACGATGGGTGTCGTCGTGATGGCCCTGGTCATCGCCGATGTCGAGAGCCCGAGCGACCCGATTCCGGTCTGGGTGAAGCTCGTCTGCGCGCTGATGCTCTCGCTGGGTACGTACGCGGGCGGCTGGCGCATCATGCGTACGCTCGGCCGGAAGATCATCGAGCTGGACCCGCCGCAGGGGTTCGCGGCGGAGACGACGGGTGCGTCGATCATGTTCGGCTCGGCGTTCATGTTCCATGCGCCGATCTCCACGACGCATGTGATCACCTCGGCGATCATGGGCGTGGGCGCCACGAAGCGGGTGAACGCGGTGCGGTGGGGGGTTGCCAAGAACATCATCCTGGGGTGGTTCATCACGATGCCGGCCGCGGGGTTGGTGGCTGCCGCGAGTTATGGGGTTGTGGTGCTGCTGTTCGGGTGA
- the pstB gene encoding phosphate ABC transporter ATP-binding protein PstB, producing the protein MAKRIDVSGLSAYYGSHLAIEDISMTVEPRSVTAFIGPSGCGKSTFLRTLNRMHEVTPGGRVEGKVLLDDENLYGANVDPVTVRRTVGMVFQRPNPFPTMSIFDNVAAGLKLNGSYKKNQLSDVVEKSLRGANLWNEVKDRLNKPGSGLSGGQQQRLCIARAIAVEPDVLLMDEPCSALDPISTLAIEDLIGELKERFTIVIVTHNMQQAARVSDRTAFFNLSAVGKPGKLIEIDETERIFSNPSVQATEDYISGRFG; encoded by the coding sequence ATGGCCAAGCGCATCGACGTCAGCGGTCTGTCCGCCTATTACGGCTCCCACCTCGCCATCGAGGACATCTCGATGACCGTGGAGCCCCGCTCCGTGACCGCCTTCATCGGCCCGTCCGGCTGCGGCAAGTCCACCTTCCTGCGCACCCTGAACCGCATGCACGAGGTCACCCCCGGTGGCCGCGTGGAGGGCAAGGTGCTGCTGGACGACGAGAACCTGTACGGGGCGAACGTCGACCCGGTCACCGTGCGCCGCACGGTCGGCATGGTCTTCCAGCGTCCGAACCCGTTCCCGACCATGTCGATCTTCGACAACGTCGCGGCGGGCCTCAAGCTGAACGGCTCGTACAAGAAGAACCAGTTGTCGGACGTCGTCGAGAAGTCCCTGCGCGGCGCGAACCTCTGGAACGAGGTCAAGGACCGGCTGAACAAGCCCGGTTCCGGTCTCTCCGGCGGTCAGCAGCAGCGCCTGTGCATCGCCCGCGCGATCGCGGTCGAGCCGGACGTGCTGCTGATGGACGAGCCGTGCTCCGCCCTGGACCCGATCTCCACCCTCGCCATCGAGGACCTGATCGGCGAGCTGAAGGAGCGCTTCACGATCGTCATCGTGACGCACAACATGCAGCAGGCGGCCCGAGTCTCGGACCGCACGGCGTTCTTCAACCTCTCAGCGGTCGGCAAGCCCGGCAAGCTCATCGAGATCGACGAGACGGAACGCATCTTCTCCAACCCGTCCGTCCAGGCCACCGAGGACTACATCTCGGGCCGCTTCGGATAA
- the pstA gene encoding phosphate ABC transporter permease PstA, with product MSQAANTGIQERPTPMAPAHRTSLSSRSLPRWAPLAFAAVALALGVGTGAAAGWHSRTQWGLFSALLFVVISYVTTTVVENQRQARDRLATSVVWVCFLLAVVPLFSLIWTTVSRGAKVLDGYFLSHSMAGVPGIEPGGGVYHALIGTLEQVGIATLISAPIGLLTAVYLVEYGKGALAKAVTFFVDVMTGIPSIVAGLFILSIMLIAKLQPSGLMGSLALTILMIPVVVRSTEEMLKLVPNELREASLALGIPKWRTILKVVIPTAIGGITTGVMLAIARIAGETAPIILLVFGSQLINSNPFQGAQSSLPFYIWEQYKIGSEASYDRAWAAALVLIAFVMILNLVARGIARWKAPKTGR from the coding sequence ATGAGCCAGGCAGCCAACACCGGCATCCAGGAACGCCCCACTCCGATGGCGCCCGCACACAGGACCAGCCTCAGCAGCCGGTCCCTTCCCCGCTGGGCCCCCCTCGCCTTCGCGGCCGTCGCGCTCGCACTGGGCGTGGGCACGGGCGCGGCGGCGGGCTGGCACAGCCGCACCCAGTGGGGACTGTTCTCCGCCCTGCTCTTCGTCGTCATCTCCTACGTCACGACGACGGTCGTCGAGAACCAGCGCCAGGCCAGGGACCGGCTCGCCACCAGCGTCGTCTGGGTGTGCTTCCTCCTCGCCGTCGTCCCGCTGTTCTCGCTGATCTGGACCACGGTCAGCCGTGGTGCCAAGGTCCTCGACGGTTACTTCCTGAGCCACTCCATGGCCGGTGTCCCCGGCATCGAGCCGGGCGGCGGCGTCTACCACGCGCTGATCGGCACCCTGGAGCAGGTCGGCATCGCCACCCTGATATCCGCCCCGATCGGCCTGCTGACCGCGGTCTATCTGGTGGAGTACGGCAAGGGCGCGCTCGCCAAGGCCGTCACCTTCTTCGTCGACGTGATGACGGGCATCCCGTCCATCGTCGCCGGTCTCTTCATCCTGTCGATCATGCTGATCGCGAAGCTCCAGCCGTCCGGCCTGATGGGTTCGCTCGCGCTCACGATCCTGATGATCCCGGTCGTGGTCCGCTCCACCGAGGAGATGCTCAAGCTCGTCCCGAACGAGCTCCGCGAGGCATCGCTCGCCCTCGGCATCCCGAAGTGGCGCACCATCCTGAAGGTGGTCATCCCCACCGCGATCGGCGGCATCACCACCGGTGTGATGCTCGCGATCGCCCGGATCGCCGGTGAGACCGCGCCGATCATCCTGCTGGTCTTCGGCAGCCAGCTGATCAACTCCAACCCCTTCCAAGGTGCACAGTCCTCGCTCCCCTTCTACATCTGGGAGCAGTACAAGATCGGCAGCGAGGCGTCGTACGACCGTGCCTGGGCCGCTGCTCTGGTCCTGATCGCCTTCGTCATGATCCTCAACCTGGTGGCCCGCGGCATCGCCCGCTGGAAGGCCCCGAAGACCGGCCGCTGA
- the pstC gene encoding phosphate ABC transporter permease subunit PstC produces the protein MASTTPIDTPPAPPVARRRAKPKTGRAGDKVFLGLSRGSGILLLVIMASIAAFLTYRATLAVTKDEGNFLTTFDWNPAGDPPVFGIAVLLFGTVVSSIVAMAIAVPVAVGIALFISHYAPRKLAAPLAYVVDLLAAVPSIVYGIWGALFLVPYLEGLNLWLDQFFGWTYLFEKTEVGVARSLFTVGILLAIMILPIVTSVSREVFLQVPKMHEEAALALGATRWEVIRLSVLPFGRSGVISASMLGLGRALGETMAVATVLSPSFVISGHLLNPGGGTFAQNIAAKFDEADQFGRDALIASGLVLFILTLLVNGAARLIIARRKEYSGANA, from the coding sequence ATGGCTTCCACCACACCGATAGACACGCCGCCGGCACCGCCGGTGGCGCGCAGGCGCGCCAAGCCCAAGACCGGGCGCGCGGGCGACAAGGTATTCCTGGGCCTCTCCAGGGGCTCGGGCATTCTGCTGCTCGTGATCATGGCGTCGATCGCCGCGTTCCTCACCTACCGCGCCACGCTCGCCGTCACGAAGGACGAGGGCAACTTCCTCACCACCTTCGACTGGAACCCGGCCGGCGACCCGCCGGTCTTCGGCATCGCGGTCCTCCTCTTCGGCACGGTCGTCAGCTCGATCGTCGCGATGGCCATCGCCGTCCCGGTCGCTGTCGGCATCGCCCTGTTCATCTCCCACTACGCGCCGCGCAAGCTGGCCGCGCCCCTCGCATACGTCGTCGATCTGCTCGCCGCAGTACCGAGCATCGTGTACGGCATCTGGGGCGCCCTCTTCCTGGTCCCGTACCTGGAGGGCCTGAACCTCTGGCTCGACCAGTTCTTCGGCTGGACCTACCTCTTCGAGAAGACCGAGGTCGGCGTCGCCCGCTCGCTCTTCACCGTCGGCATCCTGCTCGCGATCATGATCCTGCCGATCGTGACCAGCGTCAGCCGCGAGGTCTTCCTCCAGGTCCCGAAGATGCACGAGGAAGCCGCTCTCGCCCTCGGCGCCACCCGCTGGGAGGTCATCCGCCTCTCGGTGCTCCCCTTCGGCCGCTCCGGCGTGATCTCCGCGTCGATGCTGGGCCTGGGCCGTGCGCTCGGCGAGACGATGGCCGTCGCCACGGTCCTGTCGCCGAGCTTCGTCATCTCCGGGCATCTGCTCAATCCGGGTGGCGGAACGTTCGCCCAGAACATCGCCGCGAAGTTCGACGAGGCCGACCAGTTCGGGCGTGACGCCCTGATCGCCTCCGGCCTCGTGCTCTTCATCCTCACCCTGCTGGTCAACGGCGCGGCCCGGCTGATCATCGCCCGCCGCAAGGAATACTCGGGGGCCAACGCATGA